The following DNA comes from Miscanthus floridulus cultivar M001 chromosome 5, ASM1932011v1, whole genome shotgun sequence.
AATGTCAACGACTTTCTTTTTAGAAACATGATTCCACTTAACCTACATCCACTAATTAATACAGAATATACAACACCCGTCTGCCAACCATACACATTGCGCTGTCCAAAAACGAGCGTACGCTCGATGAACGATCAGGCGGACTGCTGGAGTTGGATCTGGACGGGCCGTAGTGTTTTGGGCTGTTTTGAGAAGGTGGGGCTGTCCGGCCTGGGCCTTGCCTCTGCTTTTGGGTTGTACGACCATGTTGGGCTGGCCTTTCGGTAGTTCCGGTGAGCCCCCCTTCTGTTTTTTTTCCCTAATATCAATTTGTGTTTGACACATGATTTTGGTGAAGAGGAACACTAATGGCATAGAAAGCTTCAAGCAGACTACACATGTGAATCCGTTGCGACATACGCGTCATTTCAGTTTTAATTATTGTTCGAAGCACACATCCATGGCTCTTTCAAAGTCCAAACCTTTGACAGATGCCGGAACAGTATGGTAGTCAAACCTGCATGCGCTGGAACCctgcacagcacagcacagcacagcttCTTCCGGCCTTGTTCTCGTTGCATAAccgaaaattaaaaaaaaaatgcaGGTAGCAGCCGTATGCGTTCTCTTTGGCCTGTGTGAACTACTATGATTGCCAGCGCAAAAAGGTCAAGGTGCATGCCCCTTGGCGACTGTTTATTTACTCCTATTGGACCTCGAGTCCTTGGAGATGAACAGGGGGTCAAACGGGTTGGTGTGGTGTTGTAACGGCGACGCGAAGATTGCCCCGACGGGCAGCGCACAATCTTGTGAGTCACCACGCTTGACCCCGGCCCTCTGCCGCGCCCGCGCTTGGAAACGGATCGAATCGATCAGACAAGATGCTCCATTCCGCTAGCCGGCTAGCTAGCCGAAAGGAAAGGCGTCCAAAACAATTCATATGGCCATGCCCCGCTCGTGTCCTTCTTTAATTTATTTATCCCGTGGCGCAGTATCCGCATGGGTGCGTGCAGCGCAGGTTTGACAAGCGTGAAGCGTGCATCGCaggtaaggatggcaacggaccGGGTTTGGGATGGATATCCGTGGGTTTCGGGTTCTACGGGTTCCGGCTTTGGGGATGATTTTTCATCCAAAGTTTTCGGGTTCGGGACCCCGAAACCAATtgggttcggtttcgggtttggttttccacctGTGGATATCCAATGAATATCCAAAATAAattatttggaattaaaactcatgttttataatatactaataataatttgtttacttagattattaaatttatttaaagttgactcatgaaaatatttattatttgttgcctcttgtttatacatgagaatatgtgtatatatatccgcgggtttcgggtatccattcaggtttcgggtatccgttcgggtttcgggtatccatgggtttggttttggtgatgaaTTTCCATCCGAATCGAttttcggggcggattcgggtttcgatttcgggtttcggttttgggtgcatggagactccacccgatccgaacccgacccgttgccatccttaatcgCAGGGCACAAAGGTTCTAAACACAAGCGATACTCAACGATGCTCCTGCATTTGTCAACAATGCCTAAGAACTGCTGTCGTCTGCATCGCAATTGTGAAACGCATGGCATGTCTGCCGGTGAAAGAAGGGGCGTCATCAACTCGTCATCCGTGTCTTGTTCAGGTTCGTTTTGAGTCCGGTCTCTGAAACTGGGGCCGATGTGTATATATAGGAAAAGGTGAAGGAATTGCTAAGCAGTAGCCAGTAGCCACACGGTTTCAAAGGATCCTAGAACCGGGGAAACAAAACGCATTTGGCACGAGACGAAACGCACACCCGGGAACGAGCTGCACGCCTGCACCGCACCATTTTTCTAGTCTATCTAGTTGGGGGGAAACACATAAAAATGACGCTCTTCACCACGTGCCTGCACACTgaagaggaggggggggggggttggccaAGTACAACCAGACGGATTGACTAAACTCACAAGTAGTAAAACATACAGTACTGGTCAACACAGGAGTATTATAGAAGCAAAAACATTTTTCAAAACAAACGGCCATGGCGTAATACGAACGCGACAGGAACGGACAACGGCTCTGTTCGGACCGATAAAAATACTGTAGCCGATAAGTTTAAGCGAACGTGGCCAGTAATACGGTCGGGCCGGCCCGCGGGGACGGCTCCGCAAATTGGTCGCACCTGGCCCACGCCCACTACCCTTCCCAGGCCAGGCCCCGAACGCACCTGGTGCTGGTGGTGCCTCAAGGTCAAGGCTGCCGCTATAAAACGCGCCTGCGCTCCCCGCAGACCGCAGCTGCAGCCTCGCTTGCTGGCCTACCTTGTTGCGAGTATCTTCTGCCAGAAACACACGCCCGCCCCGGCGGTCTAGCTGCTGCCGCGCCCCCGAGCACAGAAACTCGCGCCGCCGCTGCAGCCGCggcctgccaccaccaccctatCCCGATCCATCCCCACCACGGCTGCCGCTTCCCCTCCCTTCCCGACGTGCGCGCGTTTGTTCGATCAGAGCGGGCACACACAGCCTGAGAATTCTGTTGGAGCGCGCAGCATGGGTCGGGCGCCGTGCTGCGACAAGACGAGTGTGAAGCGGGGGCCCTGGTCGCCCGAGGAGGACGAGCTGCTGCGGAGCTACGTCCACAACCACGGCACCGGCGGCAACTGGATCGCGCTCCCGCACAAAGCAGGTGCGTACTCATACATCACCGCCCGCAGCTGGATCGATGCTTATTCTTATTGTGCATGCAGCGCCGCGCGGCGAGCGAGATGAGTATAATTCTGATGGTTGCTTCGTCCATGGATGTGCTCGCGCAGGGCTGAACCGGTGCGGCAAGAGCTGCCGGCTGCGGTGGCTCAACTACCTGCGCCCGGACATCAAGCACGGCGGCTACACGGAGCAGGAGGACCGGATCATCTGCTCCCTCTACAACTCCATCGGGAGCAGGTGGTCCATCATCGCGTCCAAGCTGCCGGGGCGGACGGACAACGACGTCAAGAACTACTGGAACACCAAGCTCAAGAAGAAGGCAATCTCCatgcaccaccagcagcagcaggagtactaccagcagcagcagcagcacagctcaggcggccgcggccgccgcggcgccgccgtCGTCACGCCGCGCGCCGCTGCTCCCCGGAGCCAACAATGCGCCTCCTCCATGCAGCCGTCGCCAGCGAGCGCCAGCGACGCGTGCAGCTTCGGGGCCATGTACCCTTCCCCGTCGACgacgctgctggctgctgctccgGTGCTCGCGCGCTACGACGGCACGGCACCAGCGCCAGTGCCGCCGCCGCGGGCGCAGCAGCAAGCGTCTGCGCTCGCCGAGTTCTCCCCCGCGCCGGCCACCGCCATCAGCGGCACCTGGGCCGGCGGCCTGCCCCTCGACGACATGTTCCTGCCCGAGCTCCTCGGGGACAGCGAGTTCCCGCCTGGCGGCGACTTCTTCGGCACAGGGTTCGCCCCGCTGCTGCTACAGGACAGGGCGGCGGCGTCCCTGCAGGAGCTCTCCGCGTGCTACTTTCCCAACGCGCAGGCCGAGATGTGGGCGGCAGCGGATCACCACCTTCATGTCAAGGCGTCGCCGGCCGGCCTCTGCCACAGCCTGACATGACCGAGGAGACTACGCTAAACGCGCGCTCAAAGCTTCGGCAATGACTACTCATGCAGGGCTAGCGTGTCTCTTGCTAGTCGTTCTTGGCTCTCCCTGTCCATCGATATGACCTCTCTCTGAGTATGAGGTCATCACAtgtacactctctctctctctccatatgGGTCTGTGAGACTGTGACTAGCTAGCACCATATCATAGAGAAATTATTAGAGATGTGGATCGCCATTGCTTTGTTTGGCTTCTCTTCTGCGTACCAACCAGTCAGTCAGCCACTGTTCAAAACTATTCTTCAGTTTGTATATGTATGTATGCAATTTTATTTCTCTATAAAGACCATATTTTACTATTGTCATGTTCGCttgctgataagtcatgactggaAATATTGTTGGTTGATCTactgagagaaaaataatatttattagctgaaaaagtacgacttataagccaaacgaacatgacgtATTTCTGTCTAGGTGTAATTACCGTGGTAAATTAGTTTAAATTGATTATTGATATATGAGAATGGTCACAATTATTTGATCAATTATCtgatatatttttttggcttttttatttttctgtatgttttatttgtttcCCTTTAAAAATTTTCAATTTAGCTTCCATAAAAATAATGTAGCaaatttttatttcatttttgtATTGTATTATTTGATTTTGATTCATTTAATCTGGatccaataatcaagtgatgaATGGATCAAAACACTCGATTACAGGCTCTACATCCAATCGAGTGTTTTCGTGCCCCCAAACACTCGGGTGTCCCATCCACCTAGAATACCCGAGCGTCAATTCACGTAGCAGCCGCCGCCGCGACCTGTCACTTCGGACACTGTAAAATCGATGTCGCCACCTGGATATACTGTATATAATcggtctgttcgcttgttggttttagccagcccaaatcagccagccaacagtatttttctctcacaataagccagcaccagccagcccaaaccagctcagaaaccaaccagcaaacaggccgaATATCTGGCGCGCCTTGCTTCTCAATCCGTGACCTGAGAGCACTTGCTTCTCTTCTCGGTGCGCTGTGCTTGCGTCCGCGCGCGTTTCCTCGTCATGATCATGAAGCTGACGACGACGGCCGGCGAGGCGGCGACGGACGATCGAAGCCGGGGCCCCGGGCCGGGGGGGTTGGTGCGCGCGGTGCCGTGTGCGCTCGCGGCATCCATGGGCATGGACCAGGGCATCATGAGGCTCGCGTGCATGCACGTACCGAGACGTACGGGGCAAAGGGTAACCAACAGTGCCCCGCGCGCGCGGACTCGGTCCTCCTCGCCGACCCGTTCCGTGCGATGACGAGCGAGGCCACCGCGAGATGGGCGGCGCCAATCACCGGCGCAGCCAGAAAAAAACGTAGAACGAGGCGTGTGGACGGAAGCAAACTCTTCTAAGAACGGACGGATGATTGGGTTGGATTGGATTCTCTGAGGAGTACCAAACCATGTTGTGCATTTGATTAAATAATGGTACTTTCCATCTGGTTCCGTGATCTTTGTCATGTCTCGATGTATGTGTCAGCTCTTGGAGCACATGGCCGTTGGGATTAGCGTTGGATAAACtagctactagctagctagccacATTTAGGCACGCCCCTCCCATTGTTTATCACAGGGGTGTTTGGACACTTGTGGTGTGCATGAGATCGAGAAAGGTGACACCGTCTAGTATAGCTAAGGTCTGTCTACTTTTCTAGTAGTAGTACTAATTTGTCGTAGCACGCACCTAGATGACCATGTGTTAACTATAATCAGCTTcgaagaagcttctttgccgtgTACTCACTCCATCGTCGACAAAAAGATTGATTCAATACCGTGCATTAGCCCTTTTGGTAATCGACACCGAGTCACCGAGTACGAGCGAGCCTTTCTTCATCGCTTTTGTCATGGATCGGTCACAAGAAACCAGCAGATCGACACACCTTTCACGCGAACAGTGACGACGGCACGCGTATGCATGCATGCTAATCTCGCCATAGAATACACTACCGGATGGGTCGGAGCGCACATGCATACTTGTATGACATCCTTGGtgacacacacacaaacacatgACACCACCAATCATCGTCCCATTATA
Coding sequences within:
- the LOC136452733 gene encoding transcription factor MYB4-like; the encoded protein is MGRAPCCDKTSVKRGPWSPEEDELLRSYVHNHGTGGNWIALPHKAGLNRCGKSCRLRWLNYLRPDIKHGGYTEQEDRIICSLYNSIGSRWSIIASKLPGRTDNDVKNYWNTKLKKKAISMHHQQQQEYYQQQQQHSSGGRGRRGAAVVTPRAAAPRSQQCASSMQPSPASASDACSFGAMYPSPSTTLLAAAPVLARYDGTAPAPVPPPRAQQQASALAEFSPAPATAISGTWAGGLPLDDMFLPELLGDSEFPPGGDFFGTGFAPLLLQDRAAASLQELSACYFPNAQAEMWAAADHHLHVKASPAGLCHSLT